The Terriglobus roseus region GCATAGTCCAGGCGCAGATCACCCTTGTCGCCATAGTCCTTGAACGGAACCAGCACAGCATAATTCGCGGCAGCCTGTCCGGTCGTTGGAGAACCCGAAACCGGCAACCCGGAAATGCCCTTGAACGCATTCGCAATCTGCACTGCAAGCGGATTCATCGCACCGGTTGGAATCGGCGTGCCTGCGGGATACACCACGGAAGGGTTCAACGGATTACGAACCGGCGTCACAAAGATACCGTTCAGTTCGTTCTGTGTCGGCAGTGTCAACACGAACAACGGCTTCGTGATCGAGCGCAGACCCTCGTAATCCAGGAAGAAGAAGAACTTGTCCTTGAAGATCGGTCCGCCAATGTTGCCGCCAAACTGGTTACGGTTCGTCGTCGGCTTACGGAACGGCACATTGCCTGTCGGCGGCTTGAAGAAGCCAGCAGCATTCAGGCTCGTATTGCGAAGAAAGTCATACAGCAAACCGTGGAACTGGTTGCCACCTGACTGCGATGCCACGTTGATCGTCGCGCCAGAACCGCGACCATACTCCGCGCTCTGGTTGTTCGTCACCACGCTGAACTGCGCAACACTGTCCGGCGGCACTGAGATGATCTGGTTATCAAAGCCCTGGTTTGATTCGCCGTAAGCGTTGTTATCCATACCATCGAGCAGGAAGTTATTCTGCACGGAACGCTGGCCGTTCACGTTGTACGCGCCCAGACGAACCAGCGCGTTTCCGTTGCTCGACGTAGTAGCTGCACTCGGCGCCTGGCGCACACCCGTCACCAGCCCCATAAAGTCGGAGTAGTTACGGCTCACCAATGGCAGCGCGGCTGTCTGGTAGTTCGTGATCGTCTGATCGCGTTGCGTGGACTCTGTCTCCACCTGCACCGCAACGTCCGTCACCTGGATCACCGTCTCGTCGCCGCCCACCTTCAGGCTCAGGTCGATGCGCTGACGATTACCCACTGCAACTGCAATCTTCTCAGCCACAGCCTTTGAGAAGCCCGGCGCAGTCGCCGTAATGGTGTACACGCCAACACGAATCTGCGGCACATCGTAGTTGCCATCCGCATCCGTCTTTACATGGCTGGTAATGCCCGTAGCCGTATTGACCACGGTAACGTCAGCATTCGGAACCGCAGCGCCAGAAGCATCACGAATCGTGCCCAGCAAGCTACCGTTTTCATACTGCGCGAGAGAGACAACAGGCGCGGACACACACACGGCCGCAAGGACCAGCGAGGAGACTACACGATTACGCATATAACCCTCAACTTAGGTGGGAACCGTAAAAGGACAGCGAAACCACGGTCAATACAACGTTACAAACCGGAACCAATTTACGCCCTGCCGTTACTTAGCCACACTTACTTGTTTTCAATCGCTGTTGGTTGCGGCCCGGTAAAGTCAGAGCAGCAAGGCTTCCGGCGCGGCGAAAACTCCATATACTCCAGCCGACTGAGATCTGGGTCGTACAGATTCAGCTGCATTTTTCCATCCAGCCCAATCTGCGTCTTGCTGCACACAGCATCGGTGCAGCCGTTGGCCTTCAGCTTCGCCACCACCGTGTCCATGTTCTCTGTGCCGAGCGAGAAGTGATCCTGAACACCCACAGACTTCAAACTGGCTTCCGCCGGAATGTGCAGCATGTACTCAATCCAGTCCGTACCATCCGGAACCTGCGAGCTCACCCAATCATCACGGCCGTCTGTGCGCCCGCCATGCCAATACGGTTTGAAGCCAAGAAGCTCGCGATAAAACGCGTCCTCAGCCGCCTTGTCCCGTACAACATGGCCCACATGGATAATCCGAGAAGACGTCGCATTTGCAGAAGGCGCAGCCTTTGCCACGGCGCGATTCGATCCCGTCTGTACGAAGTACACCAGGTATCCATCCGGATCGTGCACCGCAAACATGCCATCTTTCAACGGCTCCGCAATCGCAACATGATGCTCCGTCAGGTAACGCTGCAACGCCTTCGCATCCCGCGTGGTGAATCCAATCGCGGCCATGCGCGAGTGTAACGACGGGTCCGTCAGCGGCACCCACTCCACCCACTGCGACGCATTCACCGGATAAACAGAGCGTGCTCCCTCTGACATCTTCTTCAGGCCGACCGTGTCGCCATAAAAGTGTTGCGACGCAGCGGGGTCCGAAGCATAGAACCGCGCAAAAGCAATGCCGGTAATCGCTGGACGCTTCTGCTGCGCACAGGCAGACAGCAGAAATGCCCAAACCATACCGGCAAATACAGCCACAAACACGCGTGTCTTCATATCGCCAGCCAATGTAGGCCCAACAAAACGCGCTGTCAAAACAAAACGGTTACTGTACGCGCAATGGCGCAGGGACAAAGTCGCTGCTCAGCGTCTTCGGATTCTCCGTCAGATAGAACGTCTGAATCTTCGGATACTGTTCCTCAATCAGCTGCAGCGTGCGGAAATCAAAGCTCTGCACCGCTGCGCGACCTTCCATGTGCTCCTTCGCAATGGTCCCGGCAAGCGCATCCACAAAAGCCTGCGGCGGCTTCGTGTGGTTCTCCATGCCCTTCGGTACCGGACGCCCCTGGCTGCTCATGGTCACATCAGGAACAATCTTCGTCTCAATGTTGAAGTGCACAGTGCGAGCATTCGCCGCACGCTCCTTCGCATGCGGATCACTCTTCCCTGCACCCGTCGTGTAGTACTCCACATAGAACTTCACAAAGCGGAATAACTGCGGCACATTCGTCGGCGCATAGATCGAAGGCATACCATCCTTCGTCGCAAACGCTACCGTCACCGGCGACAGTGAAGCATCATTCTTCTGCGCATCGCCAAAATGAATCTTGTCGCAGATCAGCGTCTTCGCCGCATCGGTAGAAGAGATATCGCGAAGATAGATGCGGTTCTCCATCGTGTACGTGGAACCATCCACCTTGCGGCAGGCCTGCGGGTTGTAGAACTGGTCATGCCAGATGGTCGAAATACCATCCGTAGAAACACCCGTATCCGTTTCCAATTCGGTCGCTAGCTGATCCAGTCCGCTCTCAAAACTCGGCAAAGTATTTTCCGGACGCAGCCCACGTCCACCACGATGCGCACTTACAACAAAGCGTTTCAGCGTTTCGTTATTCGGATTCGCCGCGCGCTCTTCCTTCAACACCTGCTGCAAAAGATCCGGACGATCGCTGATCAATCCATCCACACCCGTACGAATCACCGCGCGCATCTGCTCCGGATCATTCGTCGTCCACGGCACCACATGAACTCCCATCGCCTGCAACTGCTTCACCGGCACCAGCGGCATATCCGCAGGAGAACCCGTCATCCGCACCACAGTGTGGTCATTGGGCGACAGCAGCGGAGTGCGCGCGCCATGCTGCTTCGCATGAGCAGCAGCCTTCGTCATCAGCGTGATAAACGGATTCTGCATATCAGAAGTAGATGCGGCCTGCTGTGCAACAAGCGGCGCAGAGGCGAAAAGAAAAACAGCAGCAGTAAGCAATCGAATGTTCATAGCAAATCCACCATGGAGCATACAGATGAAGAGAAGGTAAATCACCCTGCGCACAGTCAGAAGCAATCGAAGCAACTACTCAGGCATGCCGCCCCCAACCAGCTTCGCGTCCCATCCCGCACACTCTGCACCAGCACGATAGGTCGTCTCGAAAAACGCCAGCAAATCGCCGCTCGGATCTGCTGACTGACGCAAATCGTCATAGTCCAACAGGAACTCACCCATAGCTGCATCCCATCGAGCACTCGCTGGACTAACACTTACGTTTTCAATTCCTACAGGCTGCGGATACGTGAAGGAATAGAACGCCGCCTTGGGATACGCCGCGCTGCCAGACCACCACCCCACCTCAACTAACTCTCGGTCATTGCATTTCTTCGGATGTAGTCAGCTTTAGGACCCGCGGAAGCAGGCTTGCCGTTATAGCGAACATCGCGAATATCGAGCGTCCCCCACATCAAACCAATGGGCTGTGTCTTGCCTTTGAACCGCCCTTGGAAAATCTTCATCACACGTTGCGTGCTCAAAAGAATCCGCCACCAACTCGTAACCAGCGAAGCCTCATACGGGCGCTGCTCTTTGTCCTGATCGAACGGAATCGTATTGGGCACTTCCTGCGGCTTCAAGTTAATGGAAACCTCAACGCTTGCCTTACGAAGCAGATCGAAGAGTTGCGCCGTAAACTGAGCCACCGACATAGACCGCAATGGAAGCTGACCGACAAAGCCCCAACTTGTCAGGCACACCACCTCATGCGACAGCAGATCAACATTGATCTCATAAGCGCCGTCACCATACGGGATAGGCCCAGTCGTCAAACCTTGCGCAGACAACCACAGAGGCAACTCTGCCCACTGCGGTTGAAATGGCTCGCTCAACTTCAACTTGCCCACGACCTGCAGGCACATATGAAGAAGATGCTGCGTCGCCGCGAAATCGGAATAAGGAAGCTCGGGCCAGGGGTCGAGAGAACCATTCTTCGTAACCGACATTGCATACCTCCAAGGGAGCTTCGACGGTTGATGATCGATAAAGAATCCTTCGCACCATGGCACGGCAGGCGCAGTATCTGCTGATACTACGCCCACCCGAACTACTGCAGACGAAACGCGTAGACCATGTCCCCCGCACCAGCCAGTACATACTGATGCCCATCCAGCATGTACGTCTCCGGTGCATTGCTCACAGCAATACGCGTATGCCACAACTGCTTACCCGTCGCCGATTCATACGCCACCAGGTTGCCGTGTTGATCGCCACTGAATAGAAGATGCCCAGCAGTAGCCATCACACCAATCAACGAACCACCACCCACTCCCGGATAGCGATGCTTCCACGCCGGCTTGCCCGTCTTGTAATCCATGCCAATGAGATAAGTTCCCAGCGTGCCAAGCCCAACCTCATCCTTGCCACCCAATCCCATCGCACCGCGCGGGTCCGTCGTGGCCAGGTAATACATGGCATAACTCTCGTTCGCATTCACATAGAACAAGCCCGTCTGCGGACTATACGCAGGAGGAGGCCAATTCACAACGCCGCCATTCGCAGGCGAAACCAGCGCGCCACCATAGTCAAAGTCCTTCGCCGGAATGCGCACAGGAGCACCGTTCTTATCCAGCGCATCCTCTGCCCAGTTTGGCGAATCCACCAACTTGCTCGTCAACAGATGCTCGCCCGTCGTGCGATCCAGCACAAAGAAGTAGCCGTTGCGCGCCGCGGTCATCACCATCTTGCGCGGCTTGCCCTTCCACATGCCATCCACCAACACCTGCGTCTGTGCCGAATCAAAGTCATGCGTGTCATGCGGCGACGTCTGGTAGTGCCAGGCCATCTTGCCCGTATCGACATTGATCGCAACGGTCGCACACGTATAAAGATTCGATCCCGGCCCACGCATCTGCGATGTATAAGCAGCCGTAGGATTACCCGTGCCAAGAATGTAGAGATGCGTCTCCGGATCATACGATCCGTTCACCCAGACATTGCCGCCACCATGCGAAGCCGCATCCACGTTGCGCCAGGTCTCAATGCCCGGATCATCCTTCTTCATCGGCACAGCAAACCACTTCCACTCCACATCGCCCGTCTGCGGATTGAAGCTCTGCAACATACCCGGCTCGTCTAAGTCGTTGCCCGTACCCACCAACAGATGATCGCCAATCACCACCGGCGCCATCGTTGAGAAGTACTGCAGATCAAACGACGCAATCTCCTTGTGCCAGATCTCCTTGCCTGTCTTCGCATCAATCGCAATCAGATAATCGTCAGGTGTCTCCAGGAACAAACGATCATGCCACATCGCCACGCCACGATTACCAATGTGGGTGCCGCCGCGCGTTTTCCATAAGAAGTGCCAAAGCACATGCCCATCCATGGCATCCATCGCCCACACGTTATCCGGTGTGCTGACGAACAGATATCCATCCACCTGCAGGATCGAACCCTTGATCGTACCCATCGGCGCAACAGCAGTTCCCACACCACCAACATTCGTTGGAATAGCAGCACCAGCTCCAAAGCCACCACCGCCACCGCCAGCAGGACCACCTTCGCCGCCAGTCAAACGCTGCGCCCACGCCAGCGTCAGTCCCTTCACGTTCAGCGAGTTGATCTCAGTCAACGGGCTATACCGACGCCCACTGTAATCGCCTGAATATGTAGGCCAACTATCCGGCTTGGGTTTGAGTATGTCTTTCGGGTCAAGCCACTGCGCATGCACTGCCGTGGTCACCATCGTCATCGCCGCGCACAGAGCAGCGGCACATTGAATCTTGCGAAGAATACGCATGTGGCTGTCCTTTACTTCAGCGACTCGAGGTACGCCGTGATGTCGTGGATTTCTTTATCGGTAATGGTGCGGAACATCGCGCGATGCGCCTTCAGCGGATCATGAATCTCCACCTTTGGCACGCCGTTGTTCAACGTGAAGCGATGCGTCACACCGTCGTCCGTGATGACCTCTGCATAGAAGTCATCCAGCACGCCCAGTCGTCCCGTCACCTTCTTACCGCTGACCAGCGTCACCGTCGCCGTTGTCGGCGGCACATGAAGCTGCGGAGGAGGCGGTCCACCGCCGCCTCGTCTTCCAAACGCCACCACACCGGGCAACATCCACGCCTGCTGCATGCTGCGCGGGTCCTCATACTTCGCGGCAAATCCCTTCAGATCACCATCCACAGAATGACAGGAGCCGCATAGCCGAGTGAACGTCGCCTTGCCCTCGTCTGCCTTGCCCACCACAATGTTGATCTTCTCGGTCGAGCGCATATTGCCACCCGTCTTCAGGCTGTGCAACCACGCCGCAATA contains the following coding sequences:
- a CDS encoding VOC family protein is translated as MKTRVFVAVFAGMVWAFLLSACAQQKRPAITGIAFARFYASDPAASQHFYGDTVGLKKMSEGARSVYPVNASQWVEWVPLTDPSLHSRMAAIGFTTRDAKALQRYLTEHHVAIAEPLKDGMFAVHDPDGYLVYFVQTGSNRAVAKAAPSANATSSRIIHVGHVVRDKAAEDAFYRELLGFKPYWHGGRTDGRDDWVSSQVPDGTDWIEYMLHIPAEASLKSVGVQDHFSLGTENMDTVVAKLKANGCTDAVCSKTQIGLDGKMQLNLYDPDLSRLEYMEFSPRRKPCCSDFTGPQPTAIENK
- a CDS encoding glycerophosphodiester phosphodiesterase family protein, whose protein sequence is MNIRLLTAAVFLFASAPLVAQQAASTSDMQNPFITLMTKAAAHAKQHGARTPLLSPNDHTVVRMTGSPADMPLVPVKQLQAMGVHVVPWTTNDPEQMRAVIRTGVDGLISDRPDLLQQVLKEERAANPNNETLKRFVVSAHRGGRGLRPENTLPSFESGLDQLATELETDTGVSTDGISTIWHDQFYNPQACRKVDGSTYTMENRIYLRDISSTDAAKTLICDKIHFGDAQKNDASLSPVTVAFATKDGMPSIYAPTNVPQLFRFVKFYVEYYTTGAGKSDPHAKERAANARTVHFNIETKIVPDVTMSSQGRPVPKGMENHTKPPQAFVDALAGTIAKEHMEGRAAVQSFDFRTLQLIEEQYPKIQTFYLTENPKTLSSDFVPAPLRVQ
- a CDS encoding acido-empty-quinoprotein group A, whose product is MRILRKIQCAAALCAAMTMVTTAVHAQWLDPKDILKPKPDSWPTYSGDYSGRRYSPLTEINSLNVKGLTLAWAQRLTGGEGGPAGGGGGGFGAGAAIPTNVGGVGTAVAPMGTIKGSILQVDGYLFVSTPDNVWAMDAMDGHVLWHFLWKTRGGTHIGNRGVAMWHDRLFLETPDDYLIAIDAKTGKEIWHKEIASFDLQYFSTMAPVVIGDHLLVGTGNDLDEPGMLQSFNPQTGDVEWKWFAVPMKKDDPGIETWRNVDAASHGGGNVWVNGSYDPETHLYILGTGNPTAAYTSQMRGPGSNLYTCATVAINVDTGKMAWHYQTSPHDTHDFDSAQTQVLVDGMWKGKPRKMVMTAARNGYFFVLDRTTGEHLLTSKLVDSPNWAEDALDKNGAPVRIPAKDFDYGGALVSPANGGVVNWPPPAYSPQTGLFYVNANESYAMYYLATTDPRGAMGLGGKDEVGLGTLGTYLIGMDYKTGKPAWKHRYPGVGGGSLIGVMATAGHLLFSGDQHGNLVAYESATGKQLWHTRIAVSNAPETYMLDGHQYVLAGAGDMVYAFRLQ
- a CDS encoding c-type cytochrome; amino-acid sequence: MRFPLRRLCKGAVSSAFVGVGILVLGYAVRPSMTVHAQQQQPRGGRPGGSERPTGGAAAGPNVGAQAQAADQTHAAAAQQAPPFGIVAYPDRPAAPKEVLDRGKTAFSVNCAFCHGSDAGGGSVGPNLLRSEVVLQDAAGEKIMPIVHGARAEQGMPKIDIPDSSVVDIAAWLHSLKTGGNMRSTEKINIVVGKADEGKATFTRLCGSCHSVDGDLKGFAAKYEDPRSMQQAWMLPGVVAFGRRGGGGPPPPQLHVPPTTATVTLVSGKKVTGRLGVLDDFYAEVITDDGVTHRFTLNNGVPKVEIHDPLKAHRAMFRTITDKEIHDITAYLESLK